The sequence below is a genomic window from Armatimonadota bacterium.
TCCAAGGGCAGACAGCATCACCAGCAAGACAATCGTCAGGACTTTTCGCATTCTCGTATTACTAAGTATGAAGGGGTCAGGAGAGTTCCATTGAACTCTCCTGAATTTTGTTAGAGGGTGCCGCGGACGGCTTGCTCGCGCTCGATCGACTCGAAGAGAGCCTTGAAGTTGCCTTTGCCGAAGCTAGTCGCGCCCTTGCGGTTGATGATTTCGTAAAACAGCGTCGGCCGGTCGGTGATCGGCTTGGTGAAGATCTGGAGCAGGTAGCCCTCGTCGTCACGGTCCACCAAGATGCCAAGCTCGGCCAACACCTCGATGTCCTCGTCGATCTCACCCACCCGGTCGGGGAGCATGTCGTAGTACGTCTTCGGTACGCGCAGGAACTCGATTCCCCGAGCCCGTAACCGGCTGACTGTGTAGACGATGTCGTCCGTGCGGAGCGCGACGTGCTGGACGCCCGCGCCACCAAAGAACTCGATGTATTCGTCGATCTGGCTCTTCTTCTTGCCCTGGGCTGGTTCGTTGATCGGGAACTTCACCCGCCCGTTGCCAGAGGCCATGACCTTCGACATCAGCGACGTGTATTCGGTTGAAATGTCATTGTCGTCGAAGCTGATGAGGTTTTTGAACCCAAGCACGTCCTCGTACCACTTCACCCAAACGTTCATTTGGCCAAGCTCGACGTTGCCCACGCAGTGGTCGATCTCGATGATGCCGATGTCGTCGCCGGGTTCGTTTCGCTTCTTGAATCCGGGAAGGAAGTGGCCCCGGAAGTTGTCGCGGTTGATGAAGGTGTGGATCGTGTCGCCGTAAATATGGATCGACGCAAGGCGAACCTCGCCTTCATCGTTCTTAAGCGAAAACGGCTCGCGGGCTGGTTTCGCTCCGCGGCGAACCGCCTCGTGGAACGACCAATCGACGTCGTCGACTTCAAATGCAATGTCCTGAACGAAGTCACCGTGTATGGCCAGCGCTTCGGCGATGGCATGCCCGGGTCGGACAGGGGCGGTCAACAGGAGCCGAACGTCGTTCTGCTCCAACAGGTAGTCCACCTCGTGCTTTAAGCCGGTTTCCAGACCGTGGTAGCCGGTGATGCTGAAGCCAAAGACGTGTTGGTAGTAGTACGCCGATTGTCGAGCGTTGCCAACATAGTGCCGGATATGGTCAACCTTGCGAATGGGAAATGTATCTTGCATCGTCGCAGTGTCCTTTTCCCTTATTGTACTTGCCAGCCGGTACGGTTACTGGTCCAGACCGTGGACTTCTCGGAAAGTCCCAATCCAACTCGTCAATTCGGGCGCGTACGTTGCCGAGTCAGTGGGCATCTGCGAGGCGCCCTTGGCGATCGACTCGACCGTCGCCGGTTTGAGGTCCCACAGTCGGTGCGACGACAACTGATTGTTCTGAACGATGGCGATACCATCCTGGATTGAATACACCTGGGCGGGTTGTCCATCGATGTTGGCTTGGATCGGGCTCGCCTCGCTCGTCGTCAGCACGAAGTTGCTCAACCACTGCTTGAACTGCACCAGGTTTTCGTACTTCTTGATCATCACCATGCCTTGGGTCGAAGTGGCTCCCGGTGAAGCCTGAATCTCGGCGGCGACGCCCGCGTAATCGTAGGCATTGGTCTTGGCGGCGATGTCGGAAATCTGGTCGGGAGTGAGGGAAATCGAGTCCGACGGAGCGTTGTTGTTCGCGGGGTCGTTTGCTGCCTGGTTATTGGCTACGGGGGCGTTATTGCCGTCCTTAAATCCGAGCCTCTGACGGATGTCCTTGGCTACTTCGCCATCAGCCTTGCCCATCACGAATCCTCGGCCGTCGCGGCGGGCCTGCTCGTCGGCGGACTTTTGCGCGGCTCGTAGAAGAAAGATCGGCGAGGCGGCTGCGAAGATGAGGATGACGGCGGCGATAAGGAAAAGCGCTCCGCGACGACCAGTCGCACCATCGACTGCGTCGATGTTAGGCGCGACAAATAGCGAGTCGGCGACCTGCTGACGGATCGCATCGTCGATCGGCGGAATTTCGAAAATCGGAATCGCTTCGGGAATGTTTCGTGCTCGCCTTGGGCCGAGGTATTTCGCCGAAAAACGAACCTTGTCCTTCACCATATCGTGGAACTCGCGGGACATGGCGATTGAGTCTGGACGGGCAAGCGTTTCGATACGTGAAGCTTGGTTGACGCCGTCGCCCATCGTATTCTTGCCGTTGAGGATGATATCGCCAACATGAACCCCGATACGATGCTGAAGTACGCCGTCGATTGGTCGGCTGAGGCATTGACGGTGCAGGTCGCCCTGGATGGCAAGCGCGCACTGCATGCACGAAGTGGCGCTGTTGAAGACGATCATCATGCCGTCGCCCATAGTGTTCAGCACCTGGCCACCGTGGGCGGCTACCTGACGGTAGATGATGTCGAAATCACGGTTGAGCGCACGAAGCGTGCGCTGCTCGTCGATGGCGCTGTGCTTGCTAAAGCCGGCCACGTCGGTGAACATGATGGAGAGCGTACGACGCTCACCCCCTGTAGGGGCGATTCTCTGACTGCCTGGCTGGCCTGACATTCTGTGATCTTCCAATAAGATTTTCCTCCGACCTTGAGAAGTTTAGACGGCACAAGTTCCGTTTTTGTGCCCTGAAAGGGTATATTCGTTGTCTCACATCAGGCCGATGTAGCTCAGCGGCAGAGCAGCTGTTTCGTAAACAGCAGGTCACCGGTTCAAATCCGGTCATCGGCTCCAGAAGACTTCGAGGCCTTTCGGTGCTTCTTCTTAACATTACTTACCCAATTGACGATTCGTTCATTGTGTAAGAGAAATCATGCATTTGGTTTCCACCCCGCCTCTCACCTAACAATCTAAGCCGAAACTTCGTTCGCAAGATTTTCAATATATTCCTGAGCGGCTGTCCGATTCTCCGTTTCCCATTCGTTGTCCCTTCGAAATCGAGCCAAAAAGCTCGTTCGAAAGGAAAGCCATGACCACGACACGAATTTCATCGACGATCGGCGCGGCGGAAGTCAGCCGTGCCCAACTTTGGACCGGGCGCGTGCTCTGGTTCCTCACCGTCCCGTTCCTTATCATGGACGCGGGCATGCACATCGCCAAGCCTGCTCCAGTCCTCGAAGCTTGTCAAAAGCTTCAATTCCCGGTCGGAGCCATGACCTGGCTCGGGTTGGTCCAATTGGTCTGCTTGGCCCTCTACTTGATTCCGAGAACCGCGGTGCTGGGGGGCGTGCTCCTCACCGGCTACCTCGGCGGAGCCGTGGCAACCCACGTGCGGGTTGGCGATCCGCTCTGGTTCCCGATCCTCCTCGGCGCGCTCCTCTGGATCTCGCTTTACTGCCGCGATGCTCGCGTTCGTGCCCTGATTTCACCCAGCAAATAAAAGAAGAAAACCATGAAAACACTCAATCCCTATCTCAGCTTCGGCGGAAAGTGCCGAGAGGCTATGTCGTTCTACAAGACCTGCTTTGGCGGCGAATTGAATATCATGACCGTCGGCGAATCGCCGATGGGCGCTCAGAGTAGCGACGACGAAAAAAGCAAGATCATGCACTCGTGTCTGATGTTCGAGGGCGGCACCATCATGGCCACCGACATGAGTCCTTGCAACGCAGCACCGAACGCTCCCACGACCTCGATCGCCCTCGACTGCACGTCGAGCGACGAAGCCGAGCGACTGTTCAAGGCGTTCGAGGATGGCGGCGCGGTGGTCTGCCCCCTTGGCCCAGCGTTCTGGGGCGGCATCTTCGGTGCGGTTACCGACCGATACGGCGTCAACTGGATGATGACGTTCAACGACCAGGCTCCGGCGTAAGCTCCTTGGTTCTAGCCTCTGCCGGTTTGGCAGAGGCTACTGCACTCTTTTCAATGAGAGGAAGGCGTACTTGTCGTTCTTCGCGCCGAGCACGATCAGGTTGCCATCGTCGTCAACATTGAGACCCTTAACGAAGTCCCATCCGTCCTGATTCGGCGCGACATTCTTGAGGTCGACGGCCCTACCTCCCGAATAGATAAAGGCTGAGTCCGTCCCAAATGAGTTCGGGAAGGAGCCAGTTGCATATCCAAGCGTCGATGAGCCCATCACGATGCCAAACGGAAATCCAACGACAGGGCGCATGTCGACTGGGCTTGTCGTTCCGGGCAACCAAAATGAGGCAATGGGGTAGCTGGGGCCGAGCCCGTAAGCGCCACTGATGGTGCCATCGGATGAAACCGAAGAGACGGTCGAGTACGTCGCGTCAGGAGTGCCCGAAATCAATTGGGCGCTGGCGGTGCGATCCTTCACGTAAAACGCATTCCCAGGCTGGCCAACGACGACCCCGCCAGATTCGTCAAGGTGAAAGAGGTTTGCGTTGTAGGCATCGAAGGTATCGGCTGCGTAAATTTGAGGGTCAGCGTCTTCGTTGGCCCAATAGATGAGGTGGTACGCCGAGTAATTGATCGAAGCCACCCCGATGATCTCGCCCTTTTTGTTGGCGGCTCTGGCTGAAGAGTAGGTTGCGCCAGCCGGTTCTCTCAGCACTTTGATATGTCCGGTATCGAGGTGGTAGACGAGCCCAAACGGGTGGATGTATGAGTTGGCGGTAGGTTGTATAGTTCCCACGGCGATGTCGGCGTCGGAAAGGTTCAAAATTTGAATATAGGAATAGTCGATTCCGTCGTACGAACTATCAAATGCTTCGGCAACATGGTTTTTAGCGGTTGGATCCAACCAAACGTCGATACCGGTACCAACACGCGCGACATGGCCCTTCGAGTTAAAGGCCATAAACGGAACGTTATCGGGAAAGAAGGTGGTCGTGCCGTCTAGCATGA
It includes:
- the hppD gene encoding 4-hydroxyphenylpyruvate dioxygenase, whose translation is MQDTFPIRKVDHIRHYVGNARQSAYYYQHVFGFSITGYHGLETGLKHEVDYLLEQNDVRLLLTAPVRPGHAIAEALAIHGDFVQDIAFEVDDVDWSFHEAVRRGAKPAREPFSLKNDEGEVRLASIHIYGDTIHTFINRDNFRGHFLPGFKKRNEPGDDIGIIEIDHCVGNVELGQMNVWVKWYEDVLGFKNLISFDDNDISTEYTSLMSKVMASGNGRVKFPINEPAQGKKKSQIDEYIEFFGGAGVQHVALRTDDIVYTVSRLRARGIEFLRVPKTYYDMLPDRVGEIDEDIEVLAELGILVDRDDEGYLLQIFTKPITDRPTLFYEIINRKGATSFGKGNFKALFESIEREQAVRGTL
- a CDS encoding VOC family protein, which encodes MKTLNPYLSFGGKCREAMSFYKTCFGGELNIMTVGESPMGAQSSDDEKSKIMHSCLMFEGGTIMATDMSPCNAAPNAPTTSIALDCTSSDEAERLFKAFEDGGAVVCPLGPAFWGGIFGAVTDRYGVNWMMTFNDQAPA
- a CDS encoding DoxX family protein, giving the protein MSSTIGAAEVSRAQLWTGRVLWFLTVPFLIMDAGMHIAKPAPVLEACQKLQFPVGAMTWLGLVQLVCLALYLIPRTAVLGGVLLTGYLGGAVATHVRVGDPLWFPILLGALLWISLYCRDARVRALISPSK